A window from Primulina huaijiensis isolate GDHJ02 chromosome 13, ASM1229523v2, whole genome shotgun sequence encodes these proteins:
- the LOC140990891 gene encoding membralin-like protein At1g60995, with the protein MDPEQTFIRVQERFSEMLTPKIRVTLEYFFLFLAITLFCILVVMHANYVQQPGCSSELSNIELSEAQLIHIRIASAGLWSHDESMYEAANIREAELNSKMQNPTEVDGNGQSWLSWISSDMRGKSALKYWKTDDGMESEREFAVSSESFKPADDDGPMTISKDAAPIRFFSSPKESLKAAIIRQAKKWHGRLSFLLRLAKKILGGLWDIAGINLSFDTPKCLKILHLDGLNSYAVQWLEMRSKAFEPAYLYTMEKGYFFLPEEARSKHNIRTINISISAHHSCFGNRWQQLLINRLVGYDTILINSLLNSPGEGYLYNYQTKEFYNLTYAHEQPESSAKFGDYIVTKCGVLMMSLFVFFTTTMSVSFTLRETQTRMLKFTVQLQHHARHRLPTFQLIFVHVIESLVFVPIMIGILFFLFEFYDDQLLAFMVLILVWICELFTLISVRTPISMKFFPRFFLLYFLVFHIYFFSYTHGFSYLALSTTAAFMQHLLLYFWNRFEVPALQRFMQNRRSSFQQHPDFHITSSTILASTLRITRLNTRNSGPVNPDLAPGPVPQTGVDTGAPRNVAPGPAGGQINDNPLNIGGQPVMRQPEAGGNPLNSFSSLLLWILGGASSESLNSFLSIFRDLRDQGQVYADSPRQENLNVPLNNE; encoded by the exons ATGGATCCTGAACAGACGTTTATAAGGGTGCAGGAGAGATTTTCAGAGATGCTGACCCCCAAAATACGAGTCACGCTCGAGtatttcttcttgttcttggcCATTACCCTCTTCTGTATTCTTGTTGTCATGCACGCCAATTATGTTCAACAG CCTGGTTGTTCAAGTGAGCTTTCCAATATCGAATTGTCCGAGGCCCAGCTTATTCACATTAGG ATAGCTAGTGCAGGACTGTGGTCACATGATGAGTCCATGTATGAAGCGGCGAACATTCGTGAAGCCGAATTGAATTCTAAAATGCAAAATCCTACCGAAGTTGATGGAAATGGACAATCTTGGTTGAGTTGGATAAGTTCTGATATGAGGGGGAAATCTGCATTAAAATATTGGAAGACTGATGACGGTATGGAATCTGAAAGAGAATTTGCTGTCAGCAGTGAGAGCTTTAAACCCGCAGATGATGATGGGCCTATGACAATTAGTAAAGATGCGGCACCTATTAGGTTCTTTAGTTCTCCTAAAGAATCACTTAAAGCAGCAATAATTCGTCAAGCCAAAAAGTGGCATGGTCGCTTATCTTTCCTTTTGAGATTGGCAAAGAAAATTCTTGGAGGTTTATGG GATATTGCTGGTATAAATTTGAGTTTTGATACTCCCAAGTGCCTAAAAATTTTGCATTTGGACGGTCTCAACTCCTATGCAG TACAGTGGCTTGAAATGAGAAGCAAAGCATTCGAACCTGCTTATTTATATACCATGGAAAAG GGTTATTTCTTCTTGCCTGAGGAAGCTAGGTCAAAGCATAACATCCGTACCATCAACATCAGCATTTCAGCTCATCACAGTTGTTTTGGAAACCG ATGGCAGCAGCTACTAATAAACAGACTTGTAGGATACGACACTATTCTAATTAATAGCTTGTTGAATTCTCCCGGCGAAG GTTATCTTTATAATTACCAAACAAAGGAGTTCTATAATCTCACTTATGCTCACGAGCAACCTGAAAGTTCTGCAAAGTTTGGAG ATTACATTGTAACCAAGTGTGGTGTATTGATGATGTCGCTCTTTGTTTTCTTTACTACCACAATGTCAGTTTCATTCACATTGAGAGAGACACAAACTCGCATGCTGAAGTTTACAG TGCAGCTTCAACATCATGCTCGACATCGACTTCCAACATTTCAGCTGATTTTTGTGCATGTAATTGAATCCCTTGTTTTTGTACCG ATAATGATTGGAATCCTATTTTTCCTGTTCGAGTTCTATGATGATCAATTATTGGCTTTTATGGTTTTAATTCTTGTCTGGATTTGCGAACTGTTCACACTCATCAG TGTTCGCACTCCAATTTCGATGAAGTTCTTTCCTCGTTTCTTTCTTCTCTACTTCTTAGTTTTTCACATCTACTTTTTCTCCTATACACATG GATTTTCTTATTTAGCTCTTTCAACTACTGCGGCATTTATGCAACATCTTCTCCTTTATTTTTGGAACAGATTTGAG GTTCCTGCTCTGCAAAGATTTATGCAAAATCGACGTTCAAGTTTTCAGCAGCATCCAGACTTTCATATTACATCCTCTACTATTCTAGCATCAACATTACGCATCACAAGATTAAACACAAGGAACTCAGGTCCTGTAAACCCAGATTTGGCACCTGGACCTGTACCTCAAACTGGAGTTGATACGGGAGCGCCAAGGAATGTAGCACCTGGTCCTGCAGGAGGGCAGATTAATGATAATCCTCTGAATATTGGAGGGCAACCTGTTATGCGGCAACCTGAGGCTGGGGGCAATCCTCTGAACTCGTTTAGTTCCCTGTTATTGTGGATTCTTGGGGGAGCTTCTTCAGAAAGCCTCAACTCTTTTCTGTCTATATTTCGAGACTTGAGAGATCAAGGCCAAGTTTATGCGGATTCTCCGCGGCAAGAAAATCTTAATGTAccactgaacaatgaataa